CTACAGCAATGATACCGTGACCCCAGACACCACCTGGACCGCAAGACCAGAGAACAAGTACCGAACTAATGTCGTCACAATCGTAAATTAGTACTTAGTTAAAATGTAAACAAAAAGCGGCGGGCCCTTCGGGCCCGCCGCTTTTTACTCTCCCTACTCACCCGAAATAAAAAACACCGCATTGCGGTGTTTTTTATTAGTCTTTCTTTTCTTCAGTCGCCTCTTCTGTTGGAGTCTCTGGAGCAGCTTCAGGAGCCTTTTCTTCAGCTGGTGCTTCTGCAGCAGCAACTTCTGCTGCCTTAGCCGCCTCCGCTTCAGCAGCCTTAGCCGCTTCCTCCTCGGCCTTCTTAGCCTCTTCTGCCTCACGAGCAGCTGCTTCTGCACCTGACTCTGTAGCCATAGATACCAAGCTCATTCGACGCATCTGACGCTTAATCTCGCGGTTTACCTTTTCGCGGATGTAATACAGCTTGCTGCGGCGCACCTTGGCACGCTTTACAATCTCGAGCTTGTCGATGAGTGGAGAGTAGAGTGGGAAAATCTTTTCCACGCCAACACCACTAGCTACCTTACGTACCGTAAAAGTTGCTCCTGGTTCATCTCCGTGCTTGCGAGCCAATACAAGGCCCTCAAAAATCTGGATACGAGTCTTACCCTTATCCTGAATCTTCTGGTGAACACGCACCGTATCGCCGGCAGAAATACCAAGCGCCTTGCGTTCTTCCATATTTACGGGTGATACAGACACCCCTGTCATTGCTGCTTTCATAATATTTTCTTTAATAAATTAAACGAATGAGCCGTTTAAAACGTGCCACAATCTACCATAAAGCTCCCTATTCTGCAATGCCAAAAAGAAAGAGGTCAGACGACCCGGCGGCCGATACTATTCTACGATCTTTTCAACCGCCTCTTCGATCTCCTTTGGCACTGGGGCAATAAAACGCTCTTCTTCTCCACTCGGCAGTGTAAGCTCAAGCATATGCGCATGAAGCGCGAGACGATTAAGACCAAGGTTGTTTGATTTAGGGATTTTGTAATCTGCATAGAGAGCATCCATCACAATCGGTCGGTCGAGCGCGCGCAAATGCACGCGCAGTTGGTGCGTGCGACCTGTCTTGGGAATCAACTTCACGTAGGAAAACGCCTCGTCTTCGTATTCCCCCATACCAATCCGCTCGAAGTCAGTAATCGCTTCACGAAGTTCACCTTTCGCCCCGCGCTCGGCTGAGCGCTTTCTAAAGTCTTTCGTACTGCGCCCGATAGGGCGGTTGATGGTGCCCCAACGGTCGTTCATTCGCCCATACACTACGGCGCGATATTCCTTGTATACCGCCCGGTCTTTAAAGGCTTGCTTTAGGTGCACGTATGCCTCTTGATGCTTGGCCAAAATCAAGACACCAGACGTCTCGCGGTCGAGCCGGTGCACAATCCCAGAACGATCAAGCTCCGCACCCTGCGGCGAATAGCCCACTTCCCCCACCCCTTTCGCTTCGGGCACGCGCGCACAAAACCACTCGACCACGGTCGGATCATCACCTACGCCATCTTCGTGCGTTATCCAGCCATACGGCTTATTAATGACGAGCACATCGTCATTTTCAAACAGCACCACCGGCTCCGTTAGATTATTTTCCTTTACGTCGCTCTCGGTTTCCATAGGCATCCAGTATGCCGATAAAATCAGCTTTGGTCAAAGCGGGCCACGGCTTTTCAAGAAATAAAAATTCACTATAGACGGACTTCCAGGTCATAAAATTCGACAAACGCTGTTCCCCACCGGTACGCACAATAATGTCTGGATCGGGCATCTTAGCCGTCCAAAGTATTTTTTCAAAACTTTCTTCAGTCACTTTCTCACCGCGCGCAATCGCTTCATTTACCGCTGCCACAATCTCTGCCCTTCCACCATACGAGAGCGCTACCCAAATAGTCGTCGTGTATTCCTGCGCTGCAGTCTCGGACTCAATCTCACTAATTTGCTTCTGAATATCATCTGCAAAGTCATTCACTCTCCCAACTACTCGCAAACGAACGCCGTGCTCCTTGGCAGTAGTCCTAAGCACCTCTCGAAATAAATCCATCAAATACCCCACCTCTGCTTTGTCCCGCTGCCAATTCTCGGTTGAGAATGCATAGTAGACCCCATGCGCAACGCCACTCTCCTGTAGCCATTTGATAGTATCTCCAAACACCTCAGCACCTTTTCGGTGCCCCTCTAGAGTCGGCAACCCTTGCGCTTTTGCCCAGCGGCGATTGCCGTCCATAATAAAACCAACACAAGTTGGTATTACCTTTACTTCAACCATAGTAATTAATGTAACACTGAAAATTCCAGGTAGGTTTTGCCGGCACTCCGCCATTCCACTGCCACCCCCTCTACTACTGCCATGAGCGACCCTTCATGCAGATACTCTACAAAAGACTTAAGTGCGTCTGGCTCGCCCTGCGCCACCACAAACACGGTGCCATCTGGCTTATTTTTCACGTACCCCACCAGCCCGAGCTCAGTCGCTGACTCTTGCGCGTAGGCGCGGTACGCTACTCCCTGCACCTGCCCCGTCACCACACAGTGAATTTCAATCATACCGAGCAGTATACCCACTATGCACCCAAAGCGCGAACCAATCACCTCCCCGCAGAGGGTATTGTGTTTTTCTTAAAATTGGGTAGGATAATGCCTACATAAATATATGCGCGATTAGCTCAGTTGGTAGAGCAGCTCGTTTACACCGAGAAGGTCGGGAGTTCAAGTCTCTCATCGCGCACTAGACCAAGAAAGCTCAGACGTCTGTCTGGGCTTTCTTGTGTCTCAGATTTGGCAGAGTGAGGAGAGACTTGAAGAAAGCGAGTATATCGCGCGGAGTGGAACAAGCACGATTCGAGCGTCGGGGTCGCGTAGCACAATATTTTCAAGCTTGCGCAGAAAATATTGATGTGAAGGTGACCAGGTCTCTCATCGCACACAAAGAAAATGAGCCTGTAATGCAAGGCTCATTTTTTGTAGACGTAATTAAAAAATGGACTACTCTCGAACTTTAGTGTATTTTTCAAGCATACAGAGCCGGAGACAAAGCGTACTTGGCACTCCTTAAGAATATAAAAAATTATCATGAATGAAATACCAGAATGCTTTTACCGTGTCAGTGTCAAAGCGCTAATTTTAAATGAAGAAAGAGATAAGTTTCTTGTTTGTGAAGAAGATAATGGGGTCTGGGAATTGCCGGGTGGTGGTCTTGATTGGGGCGCTACCCCACAGGAAGATTTGCCAAGAGAAATAAGTGAGGAGATGGAACTTAAAACTACATGGGTTGCAAATAATCCTTCTTACTTCATCACAGATCAAACAATGAATCGCAAGCAGTGGATTGTTAACGTTGTGTACGAAGCTGAAGTTGAAGATTTGAGTTTTACTCCTTCAGACGAATGCGTAAACATTAAATTTGTAGACAAAGAAGACATTAAGAGCATGAATGTATTCCCCACTATTAAACAACTGGGCGAGATGTTTGACCCTCAAAATCACGTAAAAAAATTCTAACGTCGTTCCACATTTTGGTGCACTAGACATTCTCTGTTTTAAATAGTATTGTTTAGACAGTCTTGAAGTTCAGCACGCCTGATTCTACAAGTTCCTATCAATTTCAACGGAGATGACTACAAATGAAAGTGACGCAACTTTCAATTCCCGACCTCACCGACCCGGCCCCCAATTTTTGGGATCATTTATTGAGTTTTTTTGACTTGGAGTTCTGGAGACAAGAAATTCATGTAACAAAAGCGACTGTTTTGTCCACCCGCTATCGCGATGGATACTCATGTGTGGTCGGCAGCTCACCCCTCGGAGGACGCACAACTGCATATATTCCGCCTGCGCACTTGATCAAAGTGCGCACTCCCCACGGCGACACGGAGGTAAAGATATCAAAAGCACTTTTTGATATCACCACTCCTGGCGACACTCTCCCAGTGAGTTACCAGAAAAGTCGCCTGTACGTAATCGAGCAACATATCCGCGCCAGGATTGCAGTCTGACAACACACCTACGGAAAACCCTACCTTCCGTAGGTGTTTTCCTTTTCTTCTTGCGCCAGAATAGTTCTAACGTCATTCCACATGGTGCACCAGGCAAATGACACTTAATCGAACATAATTGATGACTTCTCACTATTTTTGCGCTAGTATGGCACGAAGCAATTTGTGCTTGTTTGCCCCTATAGTTTAATGGATAAAACGAGAGGCTTCTATCCTTTTGATCTGGGTTCGATTCCTGGTGGGGGCACAGGAAAAACTGGCCGGAAGCGAAGCTTCCGGCCAGTTTTTCCTGTGTGCCTGTACGACCACGCTAGAACTTATTTTACGACAAAAGGCTGAAAACGAGAACCGCACAAGCCCCGCCACCTATTTCGGACGTAGCCGAAATGCGCCCCGCCAGAAAAACCCTTTGCATTTTTGAGATTTCCCCCGCCGATTTTTCTTTTTTAAGGAAAAGGGTATTTTCTGTCGGTGCGCTCAACAATTACACCGTTGCAGGCGACTTTGCTGCTCTCAATAATGCAAGGTCGCGTTTTTGTATAAACTTGCCTTCGTAATTTGTCGGTTTGTCTTGTTCAAGAAGTGCAATAGCACCATCAATGTTGTCTGCCCAAACTATTGAAAACTGTTCTCGCAGTTCTTTCTCGGTAAAGTCTGGCTCGCCCTTTTCGCCAATTTGCGTAGCAATAAAACAATAAGATATTTGCTCTAGCTCAAATTGGTTACGATATTCAATAATCTCGCCAACTTCACCAGTTACTTCAGCTTTACAGCCGATTTCTTCTAACAACTCCCGTTCTAGTGCTGTTGGTATGTTCTCGCCCTCGTCAATACCACCGCCAGGCAATTTGTGGTAATCGTAAAGCCCGACACGCAACAGGGCAATTTTACCAGCATTGTCAGACACAACCGCACGAGCGGCTTCACGCTTGCGAAAATTGCCAGTGTCTATAACTGGTGCTTCTGGCACAATGTCTTGTTCGTGAATTGTAAGTAGGTTTTTCATAATCTGCTCCTGAATATTTCCGCTACGGCTTGCACAAGCGCAGGGTGCGACTGTTGGTCAAAATGTATGCCGTCAAGTCCAGCCTTTGCAACTGTGCTTGCGTCAAAGAATAGCGAGCCAGTTTCACTGGCTACCCTTTGTATTTCGGTTGCCAGTTGCTTTGATTTTTCGGCAGACTGCTGGTCGTATGTATCGTGATAGTATTCGTCAAATTTCGGCGCACGGTCATTTACATAAATTGGACTTACTGACAAAATCTTCGTTTCTTGCGAGGCTTCTCGTACTGCGTTAATAAATGGTTTTAGTGCGTCAGCGATTTCGGCAACTGGTCGTGAGTATTGTACTTTTAGGTCGTTTGTGCCAAGCATAATGACGACAATATCAGTTGGCGAGTGGCTTGTTAGACAAGGCACAAAATAAGTAAGTCCGTTGCGTGATGGCTTGTCGGGGTTGTAATGTTCTAGGTCTGTGGTGCGTCCGCCCAAGCCTTCCTCAATAACATAGTAGTCATTACCTAAAAGTTCTTGTAATTTGCCAGTCCAGCGAACATTTACAGGGTATCTGCTGCCAGTGTTTTTGTCGTCATTTTGACCCCAAGTGTTGCTGTCGCCATAACATAGAATTACTTTTGCTTGTGGGTTTGTATTCATACGCTAATTATAACAGAATTTCTTCTGTTTACGCTTCGCTTGCGAAGCGTGTCGGCTATGCCGACCGAACCACGCCGCCTCTGCCGTTTACGGCAGGCGACCCGACAGAAACGGCCTTTTCCTTAAAAAAGAAAAATCGGCGGGGGAAATCTCAAAAATGCAAAGGGTTTTTCTGGCGGGGCGCATTTCGGCTACGTCCGAAATAGGTGGCGGGGCTTGTGCGGTTCTCGTTTTCAGCCTTTTGTCGTAAAATAAGTTCTAGCGTGGTCGTACAGGCACACAGGAAAAACTGGCCGGAAGCTTCGCTTCCGGCCAGTTTTCTTTTTACACAGCAATGATTAATTACCCAGACTCACTGGCTCATCCCCAGCTTCACTGTCTTGATTCATTGGCACTTCAATTTCAACAACTGAAGAAGAGGCTGACTGGGTGTCGTCAGTCACGCTACTGTCAACATCTAACAGAGACGCCTCCACATCAAGACTTTGTGCCGCTCGAATAAGCGCTTCGTGTTGCTCCTGTTTAGCTGCAAAGTACTCCAACGCTGATTTCACCATCGCCTCACGATACACGACCGTAGAAGAATCAACGAGAGCGACCTCTTCCACCACCATATCGCGATGTCTCGTGTATGTGTAGCTACTCCAGACTGAAGCAATCGTGAAAATCAGGAGCGAAATAAGTAAGCCGATCCACCAGTCGCGTACCGGGTTCATCAATTTCGGTACACGAAGACCTTGGTCAGATCCTCGTATCTTACTAATTAATTTTTTAAAATCATTTTTGTGCATCATAAGACAATACTTGAATCTGCATCGTGACACTTGCCTGCCACTCTGACCGAGAACGGGCCTCCATAGTGACTGAGTTTAGCCGTAATACATATGGCAGCGTTTCTAAAATCTGAATAAAGTTTTGTACGTACATTCTAGTACCAGAAAATTCAAATGTGACTTCAATCCAAGCTTGTTTCGTGTTCTTTTCTGTCACAAGCTGTAAATTTGTCGTCTTAAGCGCAACTCCTACCTGCGGCGCTAGTGTTTCCACCTGATTCAAGAAATCGATACTCTCACTTTCTTTTTCAAGAAAATATTCTTTGATTTTATCTCGATCAGCTTGTGAATCAGTAGCGATACGTTGCAAGTTACGGTGAGCTGCCTCTTGCGCTCGCTGCTCTTCAAGCGCGCCGATTTGCGCCACTAAACGATCCCCTTGCTCAAACACCCGAAATACCATAAATCCAAAAACTGCCACCGACGCTAACGTAAGAATCAATGCGATTATAACTGTTTTTTTAGTACTGCCACTCATATACTACTTTCTTTAGCCAATGTAACGGTGATATTGAAGGTGATATTGCGGTCACTGGTCAGGTTTGAAATAGGCAAATCAACAGAATCGACCCGTGCATCAGCGAGAAGTCTGTCTCTGAAAGACGCGAGCGCCTGACGGTCATTCGCAATACCATTTACCACAATCGGTGACACCACCCCACCGACCTGATTTAGGCCAATCTGAGTCACTCGCACATGATTACCTTCAAGCGATTCAATCATAGCGACATATACAGAAAACGGCGCAACCGTAGAGCTGTCAATTATTTGCTTTGCTTCTTGGCTAGCAAGAATGAGTGCGGCTGAGGTGTTTTCGTACTGAGTCACCCGCTCCATTGCTTCAAAAGCTGACTGCTCATATCCAGCAACCTGTGTTCCAATGAGCACATATGCTGGCAGTAAAATACTTGCGGAAGCAAAGAGGGCCACACTCCACAAAATCATCCACACCGAAACGACGCGAATCAAATATTCGACGCGAAGACTTTTCTTGGCATGTTTTGGAATCAAATTGATCATGGTTATGCTGAATCCTTTAGTGCTAAACCAATCGCTGTTGCGTAGCCAAAAGAATGATTTCGATCAATCGGCGGCACGATGTGATCGAGCGAAAAAGTATTTTCCCAAACATTGGCACGCACCGTCGGCACACCTAAGGTTTCAGAAAAATACGCAGGGAGACCTTTGAGATTTGCGCTACCACCACACAGCACAATCGATCCAATCCGTCGCATGTCACTATTACCATTCCGTAAATGCCAATACTGCATACGTGTAGCAATCTCATCTTTAATGATTGACACAGCATTTAAAAGCGCGTCTGCCGCTTCACCTGAATCAACTCCACGAATGAGTCCGCGAGTATTCTTTATTTTGGTAAGCTCAGATTCAGCAATCTCTGCCCCCAACACTCGACGTAACGCTTGCGACAATACGTCGCCACCCACGTCAATGGTTGAGGTGTAGAGCAAAACCCCCTTGTACGCAATGCCAATACCAGTTCTGGTCTTACCGAAATCAACAAGCATCACTGCGCCTGTGACATCTTTCGGAACCACTGCCCGCGCCATGGCTTGCGCCTCAACTTCAAACGACACCGGACGAAGTCCTGCCGCAACACACGCTTCGTAATACTGCATAATTGTTTCGCGCGCGTACGCTGCGACCACCACTTGCGCCACTCGGCTATCACTATCTGATGGTAGTATCACATAGTCGAACAGCACATCTTTTGATGGAATCGGCACATTCTCTTCCAAACGAAATTCTAGAAGTCCACGCACCTCCTTAGCTGGTGTACTTCGTCTAATTTCAGTTTCGAAAAGATATGCTCGCTCTTCAGGAAGCGACACTCGCACAAACTCTCCTTTGGTTGCTGTTTTAAACTCCTTCAACACCGCAGTCAATTGTTGCGGATCAACCACCTGACCGCGATCAAGCACACCATTCGGAACGGGGATATCTCCCCAGTCTTTTATCTGACGATCAGCTTTTGACCAAGCGTTTGAATGAAATGAAACGTATTTTAGTGACGTATCCGAAATATCCACCCCGACACAAGGCATGGTGAGATAGCTCGGCGGAGGAATCAAGCGAGAAAGAACCGACATATGTATCCTTAGTATACGCTGTTGTGAGCTTTGTTTCGAGCCGAGAACTCACAGCGGACCTTACTTTAAAAAGAAATACGCGGCTGCGGCTGCGACCAGCACAATCAGCGACGCCACGCCAAGATATTTTTTTATGTATGAAACTGCAGCTGGACCAAACCGGTACGTAGCATAACCAACCACCCCATAACGAAAGCCGCGACCAAGTACTGATGCTAGAGTAAAAACAAGCAAGCTTCCTTGCAGCACCGCCACTACCCACGCCACGATTGTGTATGGCACTGGCGTCACTGCACCGATTACCGTCAGCATGAAAGTGCTGGCATTTTGCTCACGCACCATCATATTAAACTGATCAATCATAGCCGGTGACAGCCATGACATCAAAAAATCAAATAAAAACAGGGCCATTAGATACGCCACCACCCCTCCCAACACTGATGACACAACAGTCAAAAGCACCAGACTTCGCGCGCGAGCACGATCTAGTAAAATCGCTGCAATCAAAAACGGATCCGTTAAAATCGGCAATGGTAGCACTGCTTCAAAAAAGGAAATCAGACCAAGCATTGCTGGCCCCGCATGTTTTCCACGGACGATTTTCTTAGCACCTTCAACCGTACTGGTCTTAAGCACGTCTCGCACCTCATCTTCAACCTGCTCACTTAGTGACATGTATTTATCGTACTATGGTTCCAGGCTCTACTATTTTATCGGGATGTAAGAGTGTAAACACGTCACCTTCACCACCAGCCATAATCATCCCCTGACTTTCCAGCCCTCGAATCACTCGCGGCTCAAGGTTGAGCAGAAATGGACACTGCTTCCCCACCAAGGCTTCCGGCTCGGCCACAAACTGTCTGATGCCCGACAGAATCTGACGGGGCTGTGCTTCACCAACGTCGACTGTCAACTTAAGGAGCTTATCAGCCCCCTCGACAAGCTCCACTGCTTCAATAGTACCGATGCGAATCTCTAATTTTGCGAAATCATCAAATGTAATGGACATACTTTATCTAGTCTTTTCTTTAGTAATAAAACTTTCCAAAATGAGCGCAGCGGCAGCGGCATCAATCTGTGCGTTTTTTCCGGTGACGCGAGCTGCCATTTGAGAAGAATACTGTTCGGGCTCCAGATGAACAGGAATACCGATTTGCAGCGTCACATCAGTAATAAACTCCTCGACTGCAGCGTGGATTTTATTGGGCTCACCATTATTATCAAGCGAATGCCCAACCACTATCTCAGCGATGCTACGCTCGGTCACCAGTTTTTCGATGGCCGCAAAAAACTGCGCATTATTGGGAATAACACCATACGGAAACGCCATCACTCCGGCATCATCGGTTATCGCAATTCCTATTTTTTTTGAACCAAAGTCAATACCCATTCGTTTCATACATTGGACAGAATACCACAATCGATACAAATGACCGACTTGCTTTCGCCCCTCCCATACGCTACGAGCTTGTAACGGGTGGTCGCATGGCAGTTTCTTCAGTCATGATCTGGCCGTCTTCTAGGTGAATTACTCGATCGCAAAATGCTGTGTATTCCGCTTCGTGAGTAACCATAACGATGGTTTGCTTGTACGTGCGATGAAGCGAAATCAAAAGATCAATCACTGCCTTACCCGACACACTATCAAGATTGGCGGTCGGCTCATCAGCAAAAATAATTTTTGGGCGGCCGGCGATGGCCCGAGCGATGGACACACGCTGTTGTTCGCCACCAGACAGTTGTGACGGAAGATTATTGGCTTTTGTTGTTAAGCCGACGGCATCAAGCGCCGCCAACGCCAATTCCTCAGCCTCTCCCCACGCGATACCTCGCATCAAAAGCGGCGTAATAATATTCTCTGCGGCGCTTAAGTCAGGAATTAGAGCATAATCTTGAAAAACGTACCCCATAGTGTACAAGCGAAATTCCGTCACCTCAGCCTCTGTCATCAGCGAGAGATCTTGTCCATCAACCACCACACGACCAGTCGTTGGTTCATCGAGGGCAGACAACTGATACAGCAAAGTTGACTTTCCCGCCCCAGATCTACCCATAATCGCCACAAATTCACCAGCAGCAACACTCACGTCAACACCCTTCAAAACTTCCTGCTCAACGTCGCCATTCGTAAATGTCTTACGCAATCCAACTGTTTCAATAATATTCATACCTATTTTCTACCTAAAATCGCATCGAGCGTATTTTGCCTGGTAATCATCCACGCTGGTATGAAGCCAGCTACAAGCGCCACCAAGAGCAGCGCACCGAACCGTAGCAAAAGCCCAGCATCATCAATAAGCAAGGCAGTGTCCGCATAAGGAAAATCAATTGGATGCTCCATAAAATACGGCACCAATCCAAATTTGGTTACCAAAATACCGATAACTGAGCCAATGATTACGTAAAAAGAAGCTTGGGTAATGTAGGCAAATTCAATCGTTCGACGGGTGATACCAATCGCTTTTAAAATACCTATCTGACGTCTTCGAGATAATGCATTTATAAAAATAACAATAAAAATAGTAATCGAGGCTACCGTGATACCGATTACTCCCACAATAAGTGATAGCTTCTGGAAGGTATCGCGCACATCGACCACAAACTTTGGTATGTCTTCACTAAAATAACTAATCTCTCCAAGTGCACTCAGATCACTCGATTCAAGCTTCGCTTTGACCGCTGCCTCATCAACACCGTCGACCAGCCGTACTGCAATCTGGTTTGCGTTATGATCATATCGATCAAACATTCGACGAAACTCCCGTTCAGGCATATACACTGACACAGAAATCAAATCGACTTTGGAATCAATAATCCCCTTTACAATAAAATCTCGTGTCTCATCACCGACAGTGACTTTAACTGGTGACCCTGGCTTAATCTTTTTTAGTGAATCATACACATTGCCATACTCGGCCGCGTACCGGTCCACATTGTACTTCCCAAGCAAAATGTATCCACTTTCA
The nucleotide sequence above comes from Candidatus Nomurabacteria bacterium. Encoded proteins:
- the pilM gene encoding pilus assembly protein PilM; amino-acid sequence: MSVLSRLIPPPSYLTMPCVGVDISDTSLKYVSFHSNAWSKADRQIKDWGDIPVPNGVLDRGQVVDPQQLTAVLKEFKTATKGEFVRVSLPEERAYLFETEIRRSTPAKEVRGLLEFRLEENVPIPSKDVLFDYVILPSDSDSRVAQVVVAAYARETIMQYYEACVAAGLRPVSFEVEAQAMARAVVPKDVTGAVMLVDFGKTRTGIGIAYKGVLLYTSTIDVGGDVLSQALRRVLGAEIAESELTKIKNTRGLIRGVDSGEAADALLNAVSIIKDEIATRMQYWHLRNGNSDMRRIGSIVLCGGSANLKGLPAYFSETLGVPTVRANVWENTFSLDHIVPPIDRNHSFGYATAIGLALKDSA
- a CDS encoding ABC transporter permease, which codes for MRAFRLGVFLGWRQIQHASMWATGLIVVIILFTFLNLVALSGILLGIVDGALDQVRTQALGDINVSPLDGETRVLETERFLQILETYPEIKAYSARYGGLVTIEANYKERRSLNQDPDIIAVNVTGIDPVAEAATTDLEDLVAEGEYLDPNESGYILLGKYNVDRYAAEYGNVYDSLKKIKPGSPVKVTVGDETRDFIVKGIIDSKVDLISVSVYMPEREFRRMFDRYDHNANQIAVRLVDGVDEAAVKAKLESSDLSALGEISYFSEDIPKFVVDVRDTFQKLSLIVGVIGITVASITIFIVIFINALSRRRQIGILKAIGITRRTIEFAYITQASFYVIIGSVIGILVTKFGLVPYFMEHPIDFPYADTALLIDDAGLLLRFGALLLVALVAGFIPAWMITRQNTLDAILGRK
- a CDS encoding NUDIX domain-containing protein, translated to MNEIPECFYRVSVKALILNEERDKFLVCEEDNGVWELPGGGLDWGATPQEDLPREISEEMELKTTWVANNPSYFITDQTMNRKQWIVNVVYEAEVEDLSFTPSDECVNIKFVDKEDIKSMNVFPTIKQLGEMFDPQNHVKKF
- a CDS encoding tRNA-binding protein, which translates into the protein MSITFDDFAKLEIRIGTIEAVELVEGADKLLKLTVDVGEAQPRQILSGIRQFVAEPEALVGKQCPFLLNLEPRVIRGLESQGMIMAGGEGDVFTLLHPDKIVEPGTIVR
- a CDS encoding RluA family pseudouridine synthase, whose translation is METESDVKENNLTEPVVLFENDDVLVINKPYGWITHEDGVGDDPTVVEWFCARVPEAKGVGEVGYSPQGAELDRSGIVHRLDRETSGVLILAKHQEAYVHLKQAFKDRAVYKEYRAVVYGRMNDRWGTINRPIGRSTKDFRKRSAERGAKGELREAITDFERIGMGEYEDEAFSYVKLIPKTGRTHQLRVHLRALDRPIVMDALYADYKIPKSNNLGLNRLALHAHMLELTLPSGEEERFIAPVPKEIEEAVEKIVE
- a CDS encoding ABC transporter ATP-binding protein; the encoded protein is MNIIETVGLRKTFTNGDVEQEVLKGVDVSVAAGEFVAIMGRSGAGKSTLLYQLSALDEPTTGRVVVDGQDLSLMTEAEVTEFRLYTMGYVFQDYALIPDLSAAENIITPLLMRGIAWGEAEELALAALDAVGLTTKANNLPSQLSGGEQQRVSIARAIAGRPKIIFADEPTANLDSVSGKAVIDLLISLHRTYKQTIVMVTHEAEYTAFCDRVIHLEDGQIMTEETAMRPPVTSS
- a CDS encoding acylphosphatase, whose protein sequence is MIEIHCVVTGQVQGVAYRAYAQESATELGLVGYVKNKPDGTVFVVAQGEPDALKSFVEYLHEGSLMAVVEGVAVEWRSAGKTYLEFSVLH
- the uppS gene encoding di-trans,poly-cis-decaprenylcistransferase, yielding MVEVKVIPTCVGFIMDGNRRWAKAQGLPTLEGHRKGAEVFGDTIKWLQESGVAHGVYYAFSTENWQRDKAEVGYLMDLFREVLRTTAKEHGVRLRVVGRVNDFADDIQKQISEIESETAAQEYTTTIWVALSYGGRAEIVAAVNEAIARGEKVTEESFEKILWTAKMPDPDIIVRTGGEQRLSNFMTWKSVYSEFLFLEKPWPALTKADFIGILDAYGNRERRKGK
- the rplS gene encoding 50S ribosomal protein L19, translating into MTGVSVSPVNMEERKALGISAGDTVRVHQKIQDKGKTRIQIFEGLVLARKHGDEPGATFTVRKVASGVGVEKIFPLYSPLIDKLEIVKRAKVRRSKLYYIREKVNREIKRQMRRMSLVSMATESGAEAAAREAEEAKKAEEEAAKAAEAEAAKAAEVAAAEAPAEEKAPEAAPETPTEEATEEKKD
- a CDS encoding SGNH/GDSL hydrolase family protein; the protein is MNTNPQAKVILCYGDSNTWGQNDDKNTGSRYPVNVRWTGKLQELLGNDYYVIEEGLGGRTTDLEHYNPDKPSRNGLTYFVPCLTSHSPTDIVVIMLGTNDLKVQYSRPVAEIADALKPFINAVREASQETKILSVSPIYVNDRAPKFDEYYHDTYDQQSAEKSKQLATEIQRVASETGSLFFDASTVAKAGLDGIHFDQQSHPALVQAVAEIFRSRL
- a CDS encoding NUDIX domain-containing protein encodes the protein MKNLLTIHEQDIVPEAPVIDTGNFRKREAARAVVSDNAGKIALLRVGLYDYHKLPGGGIDEGENIPTALERELLEEIGCKAEVTGEVGEIIEYRNQFELEQISYCFIATQIGEKGEPDFTEKELREQFSIVWADNIDGAIALLEQDKPTNYEGKFIQKRDLALLRAAKSPATV
- the ruvX gene encoding Holliday junction resolvase RuvX, with the protein product MKRMGIDFGSKKIGIAITDDAGVMAFPYGVIPNNAQFFAAIEKLVTERSIAEIVVGHSLDNNGEPNKIHAAVEEFITDVTLQIGIPVHLEPEQYSSQMAARVTGKNAQIDAAAAALILESFITKEKTR